Genomic segment of Coffea arabica cultivar ET-39 chromosome 1e, Coffea Arabica ET-39 HiFi, whole genome shotgun sequence:
ttcacataacacgtaggagcacgtagggtcaaatgaagtgcaaataagggatagagtgtacctcccttgaatcgatGTCCTAGTGTGGCGAAactactaatttaccctccaaaataataaaaaggttaaggtaccactttaattaacaaataatcatgaAAGATAaatataaacatgaaattgaatcatgtcaacaacccacatttaagaagtcaaaagaagaagggACGTAATTacaaaaatgaacaaagttttggggtcaaaattaaagaaaaataaagtgcaGGGACCTATtcgcaattaaattaaggaccgaattgaaagaagttgaaaatgtccagggccacaatacagttaaggagaaattcagggactgatttgcaaaatcattttctggtttcctaatggaccaaaccattgggccatttcctttatttgtttgggccaaagctTCCCAGCCCAATGGAAATTCCAAGCAAAAACAGATGGGCTAGCTTAactattttggcccaaaattagccaaccaaacagATGGGTCATGATCCTCTGgcccaaaccaaaacccaaGATAATAACTTCTCAACCCAAATCACCTTTCCACAAGCAtcccaacatgataaaatcaacaaaaattattaagccacaattacatcctaaaaacaagaattaatctagtTAAAGGACTACTCATGCTTATTAGAAGATGATTTAAAATCTAAAGGGAGAAACAAGTTCACTTTTCCCAATTTTCCAGGTCTTATCAGAACAAAGGGGTGACTTGAGGGGTTCCAATGCAATAACAACAGGGACTTGATTGAAAGAATTATGAAAGATTTAAGGTCAAATTGTAAAGGCTTAAAACCTTGGGGCTAAATTACGAAGAAGGAGACAACAAAGGGTCTGATTTagtaattttggagaaatcatcatcttcttcaccaAGTTATCATCCATTACCATTTCCGTTCTTTCCAATCGGCAATACCAGATTTTTTAACTTCAATTGCAATCATTCCCAACAGTCAAACAAAATTTCCCCCTAAACAAAACTTCATCTCCTAGCATTAATTCGTAGTGAAACGacaaaccaaaaacaaaacTGCAAAAACTCTAATTCATCAGGACTTCTCAAATGCAAGGAATGAGCTCACGGACTTGCAAAAAATGCCGGCCAATTGTCTTTCAGTTAAAACTTTCACTCGGACACTTTAACAAACAATCAATGGGCATGAAAACTTAAGCAAATTTTGCTCCATTGTCTCTAGAACCCGCCCCAAAATTATCAGAAATACCCAGCAATTCAACCCAATCAATACACAAAGCATGTATGTTCTGAAATTCACGAACAAACAACAAGAAAAGCAGCACGGCACAAAGGTACGGCAGACATATGCTGAAAATTTCTAGCGGCCTGTGTTTGAGGGAAAAACTGAATTGCAAATAAAAGGGATGACTTACGGTGACCTGCAAGTGGCGGTGCTGGATTCAGacgaggtggtggtggtggattcCAGTGAGCGGTAGCGGCTTCGAAAAATTCTGGAGCTGGCGAGATTCAGCTTATCCGCACCACTTTCGCcccttttctggtttctttgTTTCAGCCGGAACCATTCCTCCCTTCCTTGCTCTGCTTCCTAGCCGCTAATATTTTCCCTTGTTGCTCTGTTTCTTCCAAAACTCTCGATTTCTCCCTCGCGctctccttcttttctttttcttttcacaaCCCGTCCGTCTGCCGCCCCCTTTCCCTTCTATTCCGCTGTTTTTCTCACGCAACTCCTGGATTTTTCCTCTCTGATTGCCCGtcaattttctgggtttttcctCCCCTCGGCTCTCAACTCTCTCggtctttttatttttcctttgctAGGCAGCCGCTCTTCCTCTGTTTTACCTTTCAGCCGCAGCtctcttgcttttgtttttcattccCTGTCTTTGATTCTCCCCCCGTGAGCTCTTTTTTCCTTTGCCGGCTGCCTTAGACCCAAATTCCCCTCTCAGGCTCCCTTTTTAGAGTTTTTCCAGCCGTCAGCTCTTTCAAGTAGCCCCCCGTAGCTCTCCTCTCTAATTGGCACCCCCTTTTAGCTTGCGGCCCTTTCATCTTTTAGGGCACCCCAAAACTAAACCTAATATGAAAAGCCAGGATCTCCTCCTCAAAAAATAGGTTCATGTGTCTTGTTTTTGtcctttgattgatttttgatttttgacttttcccttttcttttcttttttttttcttttttcctttttaatgctaaaatgtctaaaaatgagattagtaaaaccaaactaaaataaatatcaataaaactaacaatgaaaaataaagtcaaaaatttggtgtctacagtagcCTAAGCATTACAAGCCCAATCACAGTTAGCACAAGTTCAGGCTGTCCAAATCCAGGGTCATGGACAAGGGGGAACCCAGTCCTACTATGAGAAAATGAAACGGGTCCATGTCCCTACTTTTGATGCAACCCCTGACCCGGACTTGGCATAAAAATGGTTAGAtgaaatagaaaataattttacGCTTCTGCAAGTGCCGGAGGAGATGAAGCACCTAATCGTCAAACCCTTTTTGGTAGGAGAGGCCAATAAGTGGTGGGCAACTCTGGAACCTACCGTTGTCCCACCAGTAAGTTGGACAAAATTTAGAGAGGAGTTCCTGAAATACTTTTTCCCACCTGCCGTGAGGATGCAAAAAATAGATCAGTTTGAAAACCTGAAACAGGCACCGGGGATGTCTGTGGTGCAATATTCGAATAAGTTTACGGCACTGGGAAGGTTCGTGCCGTCGACCATGGCAGATGTCGAGTTGAAGAAATATAAGTTTATACGGGGGTTGTCGAGTAGGATTCAAACTAGGGTGAACACCACTTATACCCCTACGTTTAATGATGTACTAGATGCCAGTGTTAAGGCGGAGGCTGATTGCAAAAGATTGGATGAAGAGGGTAGGAATAAAAGGCTTAGACTAGGAAACGAACTTGCGGTGTCGGGAGCACTGAAACCCGGCGGACAATTCCGCTTAATTAAGAAGAGTCATGGGCCACCACCGAAGGTAACTGGGGGAAATACCTTTCCGGCGTGCAAAACTTGCGGGAAGATGCACCGGGGTGAATGCCGACTTAAGACGACTTTCCCTCCGTGTAAGACTTGTGGGAAAATACATCGAGGGGAATGCCGAATGAGAACTGGAGCTTGTTTTGAATGTGGGCAACAGGGTTATAGAGCTATGGATTGCCCAAGTAAGAAGGTAGAAGGAAATAAGGGTAACAATCCCCCTGATAAGAAGCCAAAGGTTAACGCGAGGGTGCATGCCATGACCGACGTTGAGGCGGGAGTGTCAGGCGACGTGGTCACAGGTACTCTTCTAATTAATTCTGTACCTGCATACGTGCTATTTGATTGTGGAGTTAGTCACTCTTTTGTCGCTAAGAAATTTGCAAAGTACTTGTGCATGCCCCCTGAAAAGATGGACCACCCCTACCAAGTAGCTGCTCCAGGAGATAGAATCTTAATGTCTCATACTAGGTATCCGAATGGTAGTGTGGAATTGAAGGATAAGAAATTAGAAGTGGATCTAGTACAAATAAACATGAGTGACTTTGATGTTATCCTAGGAATGGGTTGGCTAGCTAGACATTTTGTACAAATTGATTGTAGGAAGAAGAGGGTATTATTTATGAAACCGAATGAGGAGGATTTCTCATACCAAGAAAATATTGGTAGTAGGAGAGTTCGTCGATTACCTCTTCTGTCTGCCATGCAGGCGTATAGGGCAATAAGAAAAGGGTGTGAGGCCTATTTGGCTTATGTTGTGGATACGGAGGAAGAGGAGATGTCTTTAGAAAAGAATCCAGTGCTGAAAGACTTTCCTGACGTGTTCCCGGAGGACCTTCCTGGTCTACCTCCGGATAGGGAAAtagaatttgaaatgaatgtTATACCTGAAGCGAATCCCATATCTAAGGCCCCATATAGGATGACGCCTGCGGAATTGAAGGAACTCAAGGAGCAATTACAAGAGTTAttgaataaaaaattcattagacCTAGTGTTTCTCCTTGGGGTGCGCCAGTGCTctttgtaaagaaaaaggatggtAGCTTGAGGTTGTGTATCGATTATAGGGAGTTGAATCGGATCAcaataaagaacaagtaccctCTTCCAAGGATAGATGACAGTTTTAACCAATTGAAGGGTGCTAAGG
This window contains:
- the LOC140016362 gene encoding uncharacterized protein, translated to MKHLIVKPFLVGEANKWWATLEPTVVPPVSWTKFREEFLKYFFPPAVRMQKIDQFENLKQAPGMSVVQYSNKFTALGRFVPSTMADVELKKYKFIRGLSSRIQTRVNTTYTPTFNDVLDASVKAEADCKRLDEEGRNKRLRLGNELAVSGALKPGGQFRLIKKSHGPPPKVTGGNTFPACKTCGKMHRGECRLKTTFPPCKTCGKIHRGECRMRTGACFECGQQGYRAMDCPSKKVEGNKGNNPPDKKPKVNARVHAMTDVEAGVSGDVVTGTLLINSVPAYVLFDCGVSHSFVAKKFAKYLCMPPEKMDHPYQVAAPGDRILMSHTRYPNGSVELKDKKLEVDLVQINMSDFDVILGMGWLARHFVQIDCRKKRVLFMKPNEEDFSYQENIGSRRVRRLPLLSAMQAYRAIRKGCEAYLAYVVDTEEEEMSLEKNPVLKDFPDVFPEDLPGLPPDREIEFEMNVIPEANPISKAPYRMTPAELKELKEQLQELLNKKFIRPSVSPWGAPVLFVKKKDGSLRLCIDYRELNRITIKNKYPLPRIDDSFNQLKGAKVFSKIDLRSGYHQLKIKVEDIQKSAFRTRYGHYEFLVMPFGLTNAPKLKEKLVSAPILTLPSGTEGFVIYSDASKNGLACVLMQNGKVIAYASRQLKPYEQNYPTHDLELAAVVFALKIWRHYLYGVQCEVFTDHKSLKYLFTQRELNMRQRRWLELIKDYDLTISYHPGKANKVADALSRKSRVLREPTTKDQMENFGVEMVDSTAQVLAALVVAPTLIDRIKEAQHSDAGLAKIKEKLELEPFDGFKLKDDGSLWKDGRLCVPRDEGLKQELLKEAHNSRFSIHSGGTKMYRDLKRNYWWNGMK